One part of the Drosophila teissieri strain GT53w chromosome 3R, Prin_Dtei_1.1, whole genome shotgun sequence genome encodes these proteins:
- the LOC122622157 gene encoding venom serine carboxypeptidase produces MKTATHCAFLIIATVVAISGVKAVEGERPYRRSFINPYPRYQFFDDGVDPGEPLFLTPLINNASMSKQKVQELARVVGSQFHGVESYSGYLTVDPGFKSNMFFWYFPAEQEPEYAPVVLWLQGGPGASSLFGLFTENGPLELDGNGKLQKRNYTWSKTHNLIYIDNPVGTGFSFTDNDAGYARNEKDVGRNLHEAVMQLYELFEWSNSSGFWVTGESYAGKYVPALAYHIHKVQNAIETRVYVPLKGVAIGNGLSDPLHQLKYGDYLYQLGLIDEHGLQSFHDAEAKGAACIEKRDMECAFDVFDSLINGDLSNGSLFSNLTGYNWYYNYLKTHDDDGANMGKFLQAGATRRAIHVGNKPFHDLDKENKVELHLKKDVMDSVAPWIAELLAHYTVCIYSGQLDIIVAYPLTRNYLNHLKFPGSDKYKVAPREVWRIDGEVAGYVKHAGHLVEIMVRNAGHMAPHDQPKWLYEMINHLTHYKH; encoded by the coding sequence ATGAAAACTGCAACTCATTGCGCATTTCTAATTATCGCGACTGTAGTCGCCATTAGCGGGGTAAAAGCAGTCGAGGGGGAACGTCCCTACAGGCGGAGCTTCATCAATCCCTATCCGCGGTACCAGTTCTTCGATGATGGCGTTGATCCCGGCGAGCCCCTGTTCCTGACGCCCCTGATCAACAATGCTTCGATGTCTAAGCAAAAGGTTCAGGAGCTGGCCCGCGTCGTGGGCTCCCAGTTCCATGGAGTTGAGAGCTACTCTGGCTATTTGACCGTGGACCCTGGCTTCAAGTCCAACATGTTCTTCTGGTACTTCCCTGCCGAGCAGGAACCGGAATATGCACCAGTGGTCCTGTGGCTTCAGGGTGGACCAGGTGCCTCCTCCCTGTTCGGTTTGTTTACGGAGAACGGCCCTCTGGAGTTGGACGGTAATGGGAAGCTTCAAAAACGCAACTATACCTGGAGCAAAACACACAATCTCATCTACATTGACAATCCCGTGGGCACTGGCTTTAGTTTCACCGACAACGATGCCGGCTATGCTAGGAACGAGAAAGATGTGGGCCGCAATCTGCACGAAGCCGTGATGCAGCTGTATGAACTCTTCGAATGGAGCAACTCATCTGGGTTCTGGGTCACCGGTGAGTCCTATGCCGGAAAGTACGTGCCCGCCCTGGCTTACCACATCCACAAGGTACAAAATGCCATAGAGACCCGCGTATATGTGCCGCTCAAGGGCGTGGCCATCGGAAATGGCCTCTCGGATCCGCTGCATCAGCTGAAGTACGGCGACTATCTCTACCAGCTGGGCCTGATCGATGAGCACGGACTGCAGAGTTTCCACGATGCGGAGGCAAAGGGAGCTGCATGCATCGAGAAGCGCGACATGGAGTGTGCTTTCGACGTATTCGATTCCCTAATCAATGGGGACCTCAGCAATGGCTCGCTGTTCAGCAACCTTACTGGATACAACTGGTACTACAACTACTTGAAGACGCATGACGATGATGGCGCCAACATGGGTAAATTTCTCCAAGCGGGCGCCACTCGGCGGGCAATTCATGTGGGCAATAAGCCATTCCACGATCTGGACAAGGAGAACAAGGTGGAACTTCACCTGAAGAAGGATGTCATGGACAGCGTGGCCCCGTGGATAGCTGAACTGCTGGCCCACTACACTGTGTGCATCTACAGCGGCCAGCTGGACATTATTGTGGCCTATCCACTAACGCGCAATTACCTTAACCATCTTAAGTTCCCCGGCTCGGACAAGTACAAGGTGGCTCCCCGTGAAGTCTGGCGCATTGATGGGGAAGTTGCCGGTTATGTCAAGCACGCCGGACATCTGGTGGAGATCATGGTGCGCAATGCCGGACACATGGCTCCTCACGATCAGCCCAAGTGGCTGTACGAGATGATTAATCACCTTACCCATTATAAACACTAG
- the LOC122622158 gene encoding rRNA methyltransferase 2, mitochondrial, whose product MRLVFTGNCVFKRLLHSEIGGKYAKQQPRNLKGRSKSSQEWLTRQLADPYVEKARMMNYRCRSAFKLLEIDDKYEILRPGGTVLDCGAAPGSWTQVAVERTNANGKQERASQGAVFSIDLLHFHAVPGATIFGGMDFTTSLAQKRLKEALQHRKVNCVLSDMAPNATGVRMLDQESITNLCYEVLRFALAMSAPQAHLVVKVWDNGDVPKLERDMLRFYEKVKRVKPRASRGDSAEHFLLARNFKGATES is encoded by the coding sequence ATGCGGCTTGTTTTTACGGGTAATTGTGTTTTTAAACGCCTGCTGCACTCCGAAATAGGTGGAAAGTATGCCAAACAGCAGCCGCGGAACCTCAAGGGGCGGAGCAAGAGCTCCCAGGAGTGGCTTACGCGACAACTGGCGGATCCCTACGTGGAAAAGGCCCGTATGATGAACTATCGCTGCCGGAGTGCATTCAAGCTACTGGAGATCGACGACAAATACGAAATCCTGCGGCCCGGAGGCACAGTTTTGGACTGCGGAGCAGCTCCTGGCAGCTGGACACAGGTGGCCGTGGAGCGGACCAATGCCAACGGAAAGCAGGAGCGGGCTTCACAGGGAGCCGTCTTCAGCATCGACCTGTTGCATTTTCATGCTGTGCCGGGTGCCACAATCTTCGGCGGCATGGATTTCACTACTTCTCTGGCGCAAAAGCGGCTGAAGGAGGCGTTACAGCACAGAAAGGTCAACTGCGTGCTGTCCGACATGGCGCCCAATGCCACCGGAGTGAGGATGCTGGACCAGGAGAGCATCACCAACCTCTGCTACGAGGTGCTACGCTTTGCACTGGCAATGTCTGCTCCGCAGGCACATCTCGTGGTCAAGGTGTGGGATAATGGTGACGTGCCCAAGCTGGAGCGGGATATGCTTAGGTTTTATGAGAAGGTGAAGAGAGTAAAACCGCGCGCTAGCCGCGGAGATTCCGCCGAGCActtccttttggccaggaacTTTAAAGGAGCAACGGAAAGTTAA
- the LOC122622156 gene encoding probable multidrug resistance-associated protein lethal(2)03659 isoform X2, with protein sequence MQSMKADELPENPRETSNIFSSLMFCFAMPTFFKGRKKTLDENDLYRALQEHRSDHLGSKLSEAWEKEVEKKRKKKKTPSLLKASMNVFGWRLAGLGLVLFILEIGFRVTQPLFLGGLVAYYADASNQEGDNQTKAYLYALGVILTSACNVLFMHPYMLGMFHIGMKARIAMTSMIYRKALRLSRTALGDTTIGQVVNLISNDVGRLDVSVIHMNYLWLGPVEIGIITYLMYREIGISAFFGVAVMLLFIPLQAYLGKKTSVLRLKTALRTDERVRMMNEIISGIQVIKMYAWEIPFSKMINYVRTKEMNAIRNVNYIRGTLQSFIMFVTRISVFVSLVGFVLLGKLLTAEKAFVITAYYNILRNTMTVYFPMGISQFAELLVSIRRIQTFMLHEETKVRDKSEDMDEQKLGKAGLIAEPTVAQTTGVLKPSSRRTSEAEHSIVISKLKAKWDKKSTDHTLDNISLKFKPRQLVAVIGPVGSGKSSLIQAVLGELNPDSGSVKVNGTLSYASQEPWLFTGTVRQNILFGLPMDKHRYRTVVKRCALERDFELLPYADKTIVGERGASLSGGQKARISLARAVYRKADIYLLDDPLSAVDTHVGRHLFDQCMRGFLREEIVLLVTHQLQFLEQADVIVIMDKGKISAMGTYESMAKSGLDFAQMLTDPSKKDEGAGDAEDKKSLSRQNSKLRDRHGSISSMESAAESLAAESPMQTQEGRVEGRIGMKLYKKYFGANGYGLFIVFAFFCIGAQVLASGGDIFLSYWVNKNGEAERDTFMARLRRAFPETRINADTDPVDIYYFTGINVSVIIFSLVRSMLFFYLAMRSSTTLHNTMFQGVTRAAMHFFNTNPSGRILNRFSKDLGQVDEILPSVMMDVMQIFLAIVGIVVVLCIVNVWYILATVFLVIVFYLLRVFYLSTSRDVKRLEAVTRSPIYSHLSASLNGLATIRAFGAQKELIAEFDNYQDIHSSGYYMFLATSRAFGYWLDCVCVVYIAVITLSFFLFSPENGGDVGLAITQAMGMTGMVQWGMRQSAELENTMTAVERVVEYEDLEPEGDFESKPNKKPPKDWPEDGKIVFDDLSLKYFPDKAADYVLRSLNIAIEGCEKVGIVGRTGAGKSSLINALFRLSYNEGAILIDRRDTNDLGLHDLRSKISIIPQEPVLFSGTMRYNLDPFDEYSDAKLWESLEEVKLKHVVADLPSGLQSKISEGGTNFSVGQRQLVCLARAILRENRILVMDEATANVDPQTDALIQTTIRNKFKDCTVLTIAHRLHTVMDSDKVLVMDAGKAVEFGSPFELLTTSEKKVFHSMVKQTGDSTFDALLKVAQKAHDDNLRLKKDS encoded by the exons ATGCAGTCAATGAAAGCCGATGAACTGCCGGAGAATCCGCGCGAGACGTCGAACATCTTCTCATCCCTGATGTTCTG ctttgccatgcccacattCTTCAAGGGACGCAAAAAGACTCTGGATGAGAATGATTTGTACCGCGCCTTACAGGAGCATAGATCAG ATCACCTGGGCAGCAAGCTGAGCGAGGCGTGGGAGAAGGAGGTCGAGAAGAAgcgcaaaaagaagaagaccCCTAGCCTGCTGAAGGCCTCCATGAACGTGTTTGGCTGGCGCCTGGCCGGTCTAGGCCTGGTCCTCTTCATCTTGGAGATCGGTTTCCG AGTTACCCAGCCGCTGTTCCTGGGCGGTCTGGTGGCCTACTATGCGGACGCGAGCAACCAGGAGGGCGATAACCAGACGAAAGCATACCTCTACGCCCTGGGCGTGATCTTGACAAGCGCTTGCAACGTGCTGTTCATGCATCCCTACATGCTGGGCATGTTCCACATCGGCATGAAGGCCAGAATAGCCATGACAA GCATGATATATCGGAAGGCGCTGCGATTGAGTCGAACGGCGCTGGGCGATACCACAATTGGTCAGGTTGTCAATCTGATCTCCAACGATGTGGGCCGGCTGGACGTCTCCGTCATCCACATGAACTATTTATGGCTGGGCCCGGTGGAGATTGGCATTATCACTTACCTCATGTACAGGGAG ATTGGCATCTCCGCCTTCTTCGGCGTGGCGGTGATGTTGCTGTTTATACCCCTGCAAGCTTATCTGGGCAAGAAGACCTCGGTGCTGCGATTGAAGACGGCTCTGCGGACGGATGAACGAGTGCGCATGATGAACGAGATCATTTCGGGCATCCAGGTGATCAAGATGTACGCGTGGGAGATTCCCTTCAGCAAGATGATCAACTATGTGCGCACCAAGGAGATGAACGCCATCCGCAACGTGAACTACATCCGAGGTACACTGCAAAGCTTCATTATGTTTGTCACGAGGATATCGGTGTTCGTGAGCTTGGTGGGATTCGTGCTGCTTGGAAAGCTACTGACCGCCGAGAAGGCCTTCGTGATCACCGCCTACTACAATATCCTGCGTAACACCATGACCGTCTACTTCCCCATGGGAATATCCCAGTTTGCAGAGCTCTTGGTCTCGATCCGCCGTATCCAGACCTTCATGCTGCACGAGGAGACGAAGGTGCGTGACAAATCGGAGGATATGGACGAGCAGAAGCTGGGCAAGGCGGGTCTAATTGCTGAACCTACAGTGGCCCAGACCACTGGGGTCCTGAAGCCTAGCAGTCGGCGCACCAGCGAGGCGGAGCACAGTATCGTCATTAGCAAGCTGAAGGCCAAGTGGGATAAGAAGAGCACGGACCACACGCTGGACAACATTTCGCTAAAGTTCAAGCCCCGCCAGCTTGTGGCCGTTATTGGACCAGTGGGCTCCGGAAAATCCAGCTTGATCCAGGCTGTTCTGGGAGAACTAAATCCGGATTCTGGTTCGGTCAAAGTCAATGGCACTCTGTCGTATGCCTCCCAGGAGCCGTGGCTCTTCACCGGCACTGTGCGCCAGAACATTCTTTTTGGACTGCCCATGGACAAGCATCGCTACCGCACTGTGGTCAAAAGGTGTGCCCTGGAACGGGACTTCGAGCTGTTGCCCTATGCTGACAAGACTATTGTAGGCGAGAGAGGAGCCTCTCTCTCCGGAGGACAGAAGGCACGTATCAGTTTGGCCAGAGCTGTTTACCGGAAGGCTGACATCTACCTGTTGGACGATCCCCTCAGTGCCGTGGACACACACGTCGGACGTCATCTTTTCGATCAGTGCATGCGTGGATTCCTGCGCGAGGAAATCGTACTGCTTGTGACCCATCAACTGCAGTTCCTGGAACAGGCCGACGTTATTGTGATCATGGACAAGGGCAAGATCAGCGCTATGGGCACCTACGAGTCCATGGCCAAGAGCGGCCTGGACTTCGCCCAGATGCTGACGGATCCCAGTAAGAAGGATGAGGGTGCCGGCGATGCCGAAGACAAGAAGAGCCTCTCGCGACAGAACAGTAAATTGCGCGACCGTCACGGTAGCATCTCCTCCATGGAATCGGCTGCCGAATCCTTGGCCGCGGAGTCTCCCATGCAGACGCAGGAAGGCCGCGTGGAGGGACGCATAGGAATGAAGCTCTACAAGAAGTACTTTGGAGCGAATGGCTACGGACTGTTTATCGTGTTTGCGTTCTTCTGCATAGGTGCCCAGGTGCTGGCCTCTGGAGGTGATATCTTCTTGTCCTACTG GGTGAACAAAAATGGTGAAGCAGAACGTGACACATTTATGGCCAGATTGAGACGCGCCTTCCCCGAAACCCGCATCAACGCCGATACCGATCCCGTGGACATCTACTACTTCACGGGTATCAATGTGTCTGTGATCATCTTCTCGCTGGTGCGGAGCATGCTCTTCTTCTACCTGGCAATGCGCAGTTCCACGACACTGCACAACACCATGTTCCAAGGTGTGACCCGAGCGGCGATGCACTTCTTCAACACCAACCCCTCCGGACGCATCCTCAATCGCTTCTCCAAGGATTTGGGTCAAGTGGACGAGATTCTTCCCTCCGTGATGATGGACGTGATGCAAATCTTCCTCGCCATCGTGGGCATCGTAGTCGTCCTGTGTATTGTTAACGTATGGTACATCCTGGCCACGGTTTTCCTCGTGATCGTTTTCTACCTTTTACGCGTCTTCTATCTGAGCACATCCCGAGACGTAAAGCGGCTCGAAGCTGTCA CACGTTCCCCCATTTACTCCCATTTGAGTGCTTCCCTTAATGGCCTGGCCACCATCCGAGCATTTGGAGCGCAGAAGGAGCTGATTGCCGAGTTCGACAACTACCAGGATATCCACAGCTCTGGCTACTATATGTTCCTCGCTACGAGTCGAGCATTTGGATACTGGTTGGACTGCGTTTGTGTCGTCTACATAGCCGTAATCACACTGAGCTTCTTCCTGTTCTCCCCGGAGAACGGAGGTGATGTCGGCCTTGCCATTACCCAAGCCATGGGCATGACCGGTATGGTCCAGTGGGGAATGAGACAATCGGCAGAGCTCGAGAACACGATGACGGCAGTGGAGCGAGTAGTGGAGTATGAGGATCTTGAACCGGAGGGTGACTTCGAGTCCAAGCCAAATAAGAAGCCGCCAAAGGATTGGCCAGAGGATGGAAAGATTGTGTTCGACGACCTTTCGCTGAAGTACTTCCCCGATAAGGCGGCCGATTACGTGCTCCGATCTCTGAACATTGCAATCGAGGGCTGCGAAAAGGTGGGCATTGTGGGACGTACTGGTGCCGGCAAATCTTCGCTGATCAACGCTCTTTTCCGTCTGTCCTACAACGAGGGAGCCATCCTGATCGACAGGCGCGACACCAACGACCTGGGACTGCACGATCTGCGCAGCAAGATCTCCATTATTCCTCAGGAGCCGGTGCTGTTCTCGGGAACAATGCGTTACAATTTGGATCCCTTCGACGAGTATAGCGACGCCAAGCTGTGGGAGTCTCTAGAGGAGGTTAAACTTAAGCATGTGGTGGCTGATCTTCCCAGTGGCTTGCAGAGCAAGATATCCGAAGGAGGCACCAACTTCAGCGTGGGTCAGCGCCAGCTGGTGTGCCTAGCTAGGGCCATTCTCCGAGAGAATCGCATTCTGGTGATGGACGAGGCAACGGCTAACGTGGATCCGCAAACAGATGCTCTCATCCAGACGACAATTAGGAACAAATTCAAGGACTGCACGGTGCTCACAATTGCCCATCGCTTGCATACGGTTATGGACTCGGACAAGGTGCTGGTAATGGACGCAGGAAAGGCGGTGGAGTTCGGATCTCCGTTCGAGTTGCTCACAACCAGCGAGAAGAAGGTGTTCCACAGCATGGTGAAGCAGACTGGAGATTCCACTTTTGATGCTCTGCTGAAGGTTGCCCAAAAG GCCCATGACGACAACCTGCGGCTCAAGAAGGATTCTTGA
- the LOC122622159 gene encoding transmembrane protein 256 homolog, whose translation MSVADTIEYVTLGNPVSKMVASSASALLRTLGLRPKKVPVQETSMALLPSAHSYVHPHGSLYCLAGSHYHFVRLAGIGGASAIFMGAYCKYVLKDVSDPKEQVDSQAFADVANRIHFLHSFAMMAMPLAHYPVFTGSLMIMGTMLFSGCMYYRALTGEKRLQPCATVGGFCLMGAWLSLVL comes from the exons ATGTCAGTCGCCGACACCATCGAATACGTGACCCTTGGCAATCCTGTCAGCAAGATGGTAGCCTCGTCCGCATCCGCCCTGCTCCGCACCCTT GGTCTGCGTCCCAAGAAGGTGCCCGTGCAGGAGACGAGCATGGCGCTACTTCCTTCCGCGCACAGCTACGTGCATCCACACGGATCGCTTTACTGCCTGGCCGGCAGCCACTACCACTTCGTACGGCTGGCCGGGATCGGCGGCGCGTCGGCCATCTTTATGGGCGCCTACTGCAAGTACGTCCTGAAGGATGTCAGCGACCCCAAGGAGCAGGTGGACTCGCAGGCCTTTGCTGATGTGGCCAATCGCATCCACTTCCTGCACTCCTTTGCCATGATGGCCATGCCTCTGGCCCATTATCCCGTTTTC ACTGGCTCTTTGATGATTATGGGCACGATGCTCTTCAGCGGCTGCATGTACTACCGCGCTTTGACTGGCGAGAAGCGGCTGCAGCCGTGCGCGACCGTCGGAGGATTCTGCCTGATGGGCGCGTGGCTTTCGCTTGTCTTGTAG
- the LOC122622156 gene encoding probable multidrug resistance-associated protein lethal(2)03659 isoform X1 has product MQSMKADELPENPRETSNIFSSLMFCFAMPTFFKGRKKTLDENDLYRALQEHRSDHLGSKLSEAWEKEVEKKRKKKKTPSLLKASMNVFGWRLAGLGLVLFILEIGFRVTQPLFLGGLVAYYADASNQEGDNQTKAYLYALGVILTSACNVLFMHPYMLGMFHIGMKARIAMTSMIYRKALRLSRTALGDTTIGQVVNLISNDVGRLDVSVIHMNYLWLGPVEIGIITYLMYREIGISAFFGVAVMLLFIPLQAYLGKKTSVLRLKTALRTDERVRMMNEIISGIQVIKMYAWEIPFSKMINYVRTKEMNAIRNVNYIRGTLQSFIMFVTRISVFVSLVGFVLLGKLLTAEKAFVITAYYNILRNTMTVYFPMGISQFAELLVSIRRIQTFMLHEETKVRDKSEDMDEQKLGKAGLIAEPTVAQTTGVLKPSSRRTSEAEHSIVISKLKAKWDKKSTDHTLDNISLKFKPRQLVAVIGPVGSGKSSLIQAVLGELNPDSGSVKVNGTLSYASQEPWLFTGTVRQNILFGLPMDKHRYRTVVKRCALERDFELLPYADKTIVGERGASLSGGQKARISLARAVYRKADIYLLDDPLSAVDTHVGRHLFDQCMRGFLREEIVLLVTHQLQFLEQADVIVIMDKGKISAMGTYESMAKSGLDFAQMLTDPSKKDEGAGDAEDKKSLSRQNSKLRDRHGSISSMESAAESLAAESPMQTQEGRVEGRIGMKLYKKYFGANGYGLFIVFAFFCIGAQVLASGGDIFLSYWVNKNGEAERDTFMARLRRAFPETRINADTDPVDIYYFTGINVSVIIFSLVRSMLFFYLAMRSSTTLHNTMFQGVTRAAMHFFNTNPSGRILNRFSKDLGQVDEILPSVMMDVMQIFLAIVGIVVVLCIVNVWYILATVFLVIVFYLLRVFYLSTSRDVKRLEAVTRSPIYSHLSASLNGLATIRAFGAQKELIAEFDNYQDIHSSGYYMFLATSRAFGYWLDCVCVVYIAVITLSFFLFSPENGGDVGLAITQAMGMTGMVQWGMRQSAELENTMTAVERVVEYEDLEPEGDFESKPNKKPPKDWPEDGKIVFDDLSLKYFPDKAADYVLRSLNIAIEGCEKVGIVGRTGAGKSSLINALFRLSYNEGAILIDRRDTNDLGLHDLRSKISIIPQEPVLFSGTMRYNLDPFDEYSDAKLWESLEEVKLKHVVADLPSGLQSKISEGGTNFSVGQRQLVCLARAILRENRILVMDEATANVDPQTDALIQTTIRNKFKDCTVLTIAHRLHTVMDSDKVLVMDAGKAVEFGSPFELLTTSEKKVFHSMVKQTGDSTFDALLKVAQKVGFRLKIQSNLSSYITSYFVLLSGP; this is encoded by the exons ATGCAGTCAATGAAAGCCGATGAACTGCCGGAGAATCCGCGCGAGACGTCGAACATCTTCTCATCCCTGATGTTCTG ctttgccatgcccacattCTTCAAGGGACGCAAAAAGACTCTGGATGAGAATGATTTGTACCGCGCCTTACAGGAGCATAGATCAG ATCACCTGGGCAGCAAGCTGAGCGAGGCGTGGGAGAAGGAGGTCGAGAAGAAgcgcaaaaagaagaagaccCCTAGCCTGCTGAAGGCCTCCATGAACGTGTTTGGCTGGCGCCTGGCCGGTCTAGGCCTGGTCCTCTTCATCTTGGAGATCGGTTTCCG AGTTACCCAGCCGCTGTTCCTGGGCGGTCTGGTGGCCTACTATGCGGACGCGAGCAACCAGGAGGGCGATAACCAGACGAAAGCATACCTCTACGCCCTGGGCGTGATCTTGACAAGCGCTTGCAACGTGCTGTTCATGCATCCCTACATGCTGGGCATGTTCCACATCGGCATGAAGGCCAGAATAGCCATGACAA GCATGATATATCGGAAGGCGCTGCGATTGAGTCGAACGGCGCTGGGCGATACCACAATTGGTCAGGTTGTCAATCTGATCTCCAACGATGTGGGCCGGCTGGACGTCTCCGTCATCCACATGAACTATTTATGGCTGGGCCCGGTGGAGATTGGCATTATCACTTACCTCATGTACAGGGAG ATTGGCATCTCCGCCTTCTTCGGCGTGGCGGTGATGTTGCTGTTTATACCCCTGCAAGCTTATCTGGGCAAGAAGACCTCGGTGCTGCGATTGAAGACGGCTCTGCGGACGGATGAACGAGTGCGCATGATGAACGAGATCATTTCGGGCATCCAGGTGATCAAGATGTACGCGTGGGAGATTCCCTTCAGCAAGATGATCAACTATGTGCGCACCAAGGAGATGAACGCCATCCGCAACGTGAACTACATCCGAGGTACACTGCAAAGCTTCATTATGTTTGTCACGAGGATATCGGTGTTCGTGAGCTTGGTGGGATTCGTGCTGCTTGGAAAGCTACTGACCGCCGAGAAGGCCTTCGTGATCACCGCCTACTACAATATCCTGCGTAACACCATGACCGTCTACTTCCCCATGGGAATATCCCAGTTTGCAGAGCTCTTGGTCTCGATCCGCCGTATCCAGACCTTCATGCTGCACGAGGAGACGAAGGTGCGTGACAAATCGGAGGATATGGACGAGCAGAAGCTGGGCAAGGCGGGTCTAATTGCTGAACCTACAGTGGCCCAGACCACTGGGGTCCTGAAGCCTAGCAGTCGGCGCACCAGCGAGGCGGAGCACAGTATCGTCATTAGCAAGCTGAAGGCCAAGTGGGATAAGAAGAGCACGGACCACACGCTGGACAACATTTCGCTAAAGTTCAAGCCCCGCCAGCTTGTGGCCGTTATTGGACCAGTGGGCTCCGGAAAATCCAGCTTGATCCAGGCTGTTCTGGGAGAACTAAATCCGGATTCTGGTTCGGTCAAAGTCAATGGCACTCTGTCGTATGCCTCCCAGGAGCCGTGGCTCTTCACCGGCACTGTGCGCCAGAACATTCTTTTTGGACTGCCCATGGACAAGCATCGCTACCGCACTGTGGTCAAAAGGTGTGCCCTGGAACGGGACTTCGAGCTGTTGCCCTATGCTGACAAGACTATTGTAGGCGAGAGAGGAGCCTCTCTCTCCGGAGGACAGAAGGCACGTATCAGTTTGGCCAGAGCTGTTTACCGGAAGGCTGACATCTACCTGTTGGACGATCCCCTCAGTGCCGTGGACACACACGTCGGACGTCATCTTTTCGATCAGTGCATGCGTGGATTCCTGCGCGAGGAAATCGTACTGCTTGTGACCCATCAACTGCAGTTCCTGGAACAGGCCGACGTTATTGTGATCATGGACAAGGGCAAGATCAGCGCTATGGGCACCTACGAGTCCATGGCCAAGAGCGGCCTGGACTTCGCCCAGATGCTGACGGATCCCAGTAAGAAGGATGAGGGTGCCGGCGATGCCGAAGACAAGAAGAGCCTCTCGCGACAGAACAGTAAATTGCGCGACCGTCACGGTAGCATCTCCTCCATGGAATCGGCTGCCGAATCCTTGGCCGCGGAGTCTCCCATGCAGACGCAGGAAGGCCGCGTGGAGGGACGCATAGGAATGAAGCTCTACAAGAAGTACTTTGGAGCGAATGGCTACGGACTGTTTATCGTGTTTGCGTTCTTCTGCATAGGTGCCCAGGTGCTGGCCTCTGGAGGTGATATCTTCTTGTCCTACTG GGTGAACAAAAATGGTGAAGCAGAACGTGACACATTTATGGCCAGATTGAGACGCGCCTTCCCCGAAACCCGCATCAACGCCGATACCGATCCCGTGGACATCTACTACTTCACGGGTATCAATGTGTCTGTGATCATCTTCTCGCTGGTGCGGAGCATGCTCTTCTTCTACCTGGCAATGCGCAGTTCCACGACACTGCACAACACCATGTTCCAAGGTGTGACCCGAGCGGCGATGCACTTCTTCAACACCAACCCCTCCGGACGCATCCTCAATCGCTTCTCCAAGGATTTGGGTCAAGTGGACGAGATTCTTCCCTCCGTGATGATGGACGTGATGCAAATCTTCCTCGCCATCGTGGGCATCGTAGTCGTCCTGTGTATTGTTAACGTATGGTACATCCTGGCCACGGTTTTCCTCGTGATCGTTTTCTACCTTTTACGCGTCTTCTATCTGAGCACATCCCGAGACGTAAAGCGGCTCGAAGCTGTCA CACGTTCCCCCATTTACTCCCATTTGAGTGCTTCCCTTAATGGCCTGGCCACCATCCGAGCATTTGGAGCGCAGAAGGAGCTGATTGCCGAGTTCGACAACTACCAGGATATCCACAGCTCTGGCTACTATATGTTCCTCGCTACGAGTCGAGCATTTGGATACTGGTTGGACTGCGTTTGTGTCGTCTACATAGCCGTAATCACACTGAGCTTCTTCCTGTTCTCCCCGGAGAACGGAGGTGATGTCGGCCTTGCCATTACCCAAGCCATGGGCATGACCGGTATGGTCCAGTGGGGAATGAGACAATCGGCAGAGCTCGAGAACACGATGACGGCAGTGGAGCGAGTAGTGGAGTATGAGGATCTTGAACCGGAGGGTGACTTCGAGTCCAAGCCAAATAAGAAGCCGCCAAAGGATTGGCCAGAGGATGGAAAGATTGTGTTCGACGACCTTTCGCTGAAGTACTTCCCCGATAAGGCGGCCGATTACGTGCTCCGATCTCTGAACATTGCAATCGAGGGCTGCGAAAAGGTGGGCATTGTGGGACGTACTGGTGCCGGCAAATCTTCGCTGATCAACGCTCTTTTCCGTCTGTCCTACAACGAGGGAGCCATCCTGATCGACAGGCGCGACACCAACGACCTGGGACTGCACGATCTGCGCAGCAAGATCTCCATTATTCCTCAGGAGCCGGTGCTGTTCTCGGGAACAATGCGTTACAATTTGGATCCCTTCGACGAGTATAGCGACGCCAAGCTGTGGGAGTCTCTAGAGGAGGTTAAACTTAAGCATGTGGTGGCTGATCTTCCCAGTGGCTTGCAGAGCAAGATATCCGAAGGAGGCACCAACTTCAGCGTGGGTCAGCGCCAGCTGGTGTGCCTAGCTAGGGCCATTCTCCGAGAGAATCGCATTCTGGTGATGGACGAGGCAACGGCTAACGTGGATCCGCAAACAGATGCTCTCATCCAGACGACAATTAGGAACAAATTCAAGGACTGCACGGTGCTCACAATTGCCCATCGCTTGCATACGGTTATGGACTCGGACAAGGTGCTGGTAATGGACGCAGGAAAGGCGGTGGAGTTCGGATCTCCGTTCGAGTTGCTCACAACCAGCGAGAAGAAGGTGTTCCACAGCATGGTGAAGCAGACTGGAGATTCCACTTTTGATGCTCTGCTGAAGGTTGCCCAAAAGGTGGGATTTCGTTTAAAGATTCAAAGTAACCTTTCCTCATACATAACCTCATACTTTGTGTTGCTTTCAGGCCCATGA